From Bombyx mori chromosome 10, ASM3026992v2, a single genomic window includes:
- the LOC101742115 gene encoding intraflagellar transport protein 20 homolog, protein MAEELQKVHLFYDDINKIKVLEENVLKDTEDLRDTCKEYENKVQNFEKIISSLLDLIKDLGDNVENKKMAAIGAMNLLKSIAKDKESEQLKLQAEINDKTSLLEQIDSEYDTLQILEATQMETIEYLTQLR, encoded by the exons ATGGCAGAAGAATTGCAAAAAGTTCACCTATTTTACGATGAcatcaataaaataaaggtTCTTGAGGAGAATGTTTTGAAAGATACTGAAGATTTAAGGGACACCTGTAAGGAGTACGAAAATA AGgtgcaaaattttgaaaaaattataagcTCGCTGTTAGATCTAATTAAAGATCTCGGCGACAATGTTGAAAATAAGAAAATGGCTGCAATAGGAGCAATGAACTTATTAAAATCAATAGCCAAAGATAAGGAATCCGAACAGCTGAAATTGCAA GCGGAAATTAACGACAAGACTTCATTATTGGAACAAATAGACAGCGAATACGATACACTTCAAATCCTTGAAGCAACTCAGATGGAAACAATTGAATATCTTACACAATTacgttaa